The proteins below come from a single Chryseobacterium nepalense genomic window:
- a CDS encoding glycosyltransferase: MGIIKRIKKHFKRKEKLKILNTQEIINITSFDPSKKTILFASRDIPSHDKDSGSNRLKEIILIYKKIGFNCILFSPHIFEDDPYVKFYKEHGVIVFTENNKYKTLYEFLNDFKKVDFIWFNGPLALNLFYWKIKNILPAAKFIYDMVDIHFLRYKRAIEIEPNRISLKKNYKHFYRLETVVAPQLDYIIAISDKEKEIMRKYADERKILTISNIHYPKIDVSERNNFASSKGIVFIGSIHEPNIDSVKFLYEKIMPLVWKENPELEVNVIGNVADKLDLKLYPKFKFLGFVESIEQHFMTSKLMVAPLRFGAGVKGKIGQAFEYFLPVVTTDIGAEGMQLVNKKNVLIANDEKSFAEAIIQLNNDETLWNTLSENSVDSLRPFSTEAVNETLKKII, from the coding sequence ATGGGAATTATAAAGAGAATTAAAAAACACTTTAAAAGAAAAGAAAAACTCAAAATTCTAAATACACAGGAGATTATTAACATAACCTCTTTTGACCCCTCAAAAAAAACCATTTTATTTGCATCCAGAGATATTCCTTCCCATGATAAGGATTCCGGATCCAACAGGCTCAAAGAAATTATCCTGATTTATAAAAAGATCGGTTTCAATTGTATTCTTTTCTCACCTCACATTTTTGAAGACGATCCTTATGTGAAATTTTATAAGGAGCATGGTGTGATTGTATTCACGGAAAACAACAAATACAAAACCCTCTATGAATTTCTTAATGACTTTAAAAAAGTAGACTTTATATGGTTCAACGGGCCATTGGCACTGAATCTGTTTTACTGGAAAATAAAAAATATCCTGCCTGCTGCAAAATTCATTTATGATATGGTGGATATTCATTTTTTACGATATAAGAGAGCGATCGAGATTGAACCGAACCGTATTTCATTAAAGAAAAATTACAAGCACTTTTATCGTCTGGAAACGGTTGTTGCGCCGCAGCTGGATTACATAATTGCTATTTCCGATAAAGAAAAAGAGATCATGCGAAAGTATGCTGATGAAAGGAAAATCCTTACCATTTCAAATATACATTATCCTAAAATTGATGTTTCGGAAAGGAATAATTTTGCGTCAAGCAAAGGGATTGTATTCATCGGTTCGATTCACGAACCCAATATTGATTCGGTAAAATTTTTATATGAAAAAATAATGCCTCTGGTCTGGAAAGAAAATCCGGAGCTTGAAGTAAACGTTATCGGAAATGTGGCAGATAAGCTTGATCTGAAGCTATACCCGAAATTCAAATTCTTAGGATTTGTGGAAAGTATTGAGCAGCATTTCATGACATCTAAATTGATGGTAGCACCACTAAGATTCGGGGCAGGTGTTAAGGGCAAAATAGGCCAGGCCTTTGAATATTTTTTACCTGTTGTAACTACTGATATCGGTGCTGAAGGCATGCAGCTGGTCAACAAAAAAAATGTTCTGATAGCCAATGACGAAAAATCATTTGCAGAAGCCATCATCCAACTGAATAATGATGAAACCCTGTGGAATACCCTTAGTGAAAACTCGGTGGACAGCCTTCGTCCTTTTTCAACCGAAGCGGTAAACGAAACCCTGAAAAAAATTATTTAA
- the rocD gene encoding ornithine--oxo-acid transaminase: MSTAEIVKDSQYFIDLEDKHGAHNYHPLPVVLENGEGVFVWDVDGKKYYDFLSAYSAVNQGHSHPKIVEALVEQAKKLALTSRAFYNSRLGEYEQKITDLFGFDKVLPMNSGAEAVETAVKLARKWSYEIKGIAENAAKIIVCENNFHGRTTTIVSFSNDPDANQNYGPFTPGFIKIPYNDLSALEEVLSRESDTIAAFLVEPIQGEAGVYVPDSGFLKDASELCKKYNVLFIADEVQTGIARTGKLIACHHEDVQPDILILGKALSGGMYPVSAVLANNEIMNVIKPGQHGSTFGGNPIACAVAVAALDVVQEEKLSERAEELGKLFRSEIEKLIEKTGLITKVRGKGLLNAILINDTPESSTAWNICLQLKENGLLAKPTHGNIIRLAPPLVITEEQLLDCVKIIEKTILSFQ, translated from the coding sequence ATGTCAACAGCAGAAATTGTAAAAGATTCCCAATATTTTATCGACCTTGAAGACAAACACGGCGCTCACAACTACCACCCTCTTCCCGTGGTACTGGAAAACGGAGAAGGTGTTTTTGTCTGGGATGTGGACGGTAAAAAGTATTATGATTTCTTATCCGCTTATTCTGCTGTCAATCAAGGACATTCTCATCCAAAAATTGTAGAAGCTTTAGTAGAGCAGGCTAAAAAACTGGCTTTAACATCAAGAGCATTTTATAATTCCAGATTGGGAGAATACGAACAGAAGATTACTGATCTTTTTGGTTTTGATAAAGTATTACCCATGAACTCCGGGGCAGAAGCTGTGGAAACGGCAGTAAAATTAGCCAGAAAATGGAGTTATGAAATAAAAGGCATTGCTGAAAACGCTGCAAAAATTATTGTTTGCGAAAATAATTTTCACGGAAGAACCACTACCATTGTTTCTTTTTCAAATGATCCGGATGCCAATCAGAATTATGGACCTTTTACACCAGGCTTTATTAAAATTCCATATAATGATCTTTCTGCATTAGAAGAAGTTCTCAGCCGAGAATCAGATACGATTGCGGCATTTCTTGTAGAGCCTATCCAGGGGGAAGCGGGGGTTTATGTTCCGGATAGCGGTTTTCTGAAAGACGCCTCTGAATTGTGTAAAAAATATAATGTTCTCTTTATTGCAGATGAAGTTCAGACGGGAATTGCAAGAACAGGAAAATTGATTGCATGCCATCATGAAGATGTTCAGCCGGACATTCTTATTTTAGGCAAGGCTCTTTCCGGCGGAATGTATCCTGTTTCAGCGGTATTGGCTAATAATGAAATTATGAATGTCATCAAACCCGGCCAGCACGGTTCTACATTTGGCGGAAATCCTATTGCCTGTGCAGTAGCAGTCGCGGCACTGGACGTTGTACAGGAAGAAAAACTCTCCGAGAGAGCGGAAGAGCTTGGTAAATTATTCCGTTCTGAAATTGAAAAACTAATAGAAAAAACCGGTCTCATTACCAAAGTAAGAGGAAAAGGTCTTCTGAATGCTATTTTAATCAACGATACTCCGGAAAGTTCTACAGCCTGGAATATCTGTTTACAATTGAAAGAAAACGGATTACTCGCCAAGCCGACCCACGGAAATATCATCAGGCTTGCGCCACCTTTAGTCATTACTGAAGAACAACTTTTAGACTGTGTGAAAATCATTGAAAAAACCATCCTTTCATTTCAGTAG
- the gltX gene encoding glutamate--tRNA ligase, producing the protein MEKVRVRFAPSPTGPLHLGGVRTALYDYLFAKNQGGEFVLRIEDTDTARYVEGAEEYIEEALEWCGIIADESPKKGGKFAPYRQSERRDIYDRYTEQILKTDYAYIAFDTAEELDAIRAEYETRGDVFSYDNRTRNQLRNSLALSEEEVKRLLDEKTPYVVRFKMPVDRTLNLEDIIRGKFSVNTNTLDDKVLVKNDGMPTYHFANIIDDHEMEISHVIRGEEWLPSLGLHTLLYEAMGWEAPQFAHLSLILKPEGKGKLSKRDGDKFGFPVFPLNFTDPVTGHISKGYRESGYLPEAFINMVALLGWSPADDKEILSLDEMAKEFDLNKVHKAGARFSKEKAEWFNHQYIQQKSDQELLEILKKSGFSTTLSDEKLLKIISLMKERLTFAEDLTLDNEKGKFFFEAPVSYDEKASKKAWNDQTSAILGELASHLESTEFNAENLKQAMHDFAENKGLGMGKVMMPLRLSLVGELKGPDVPDIMELLGKEETISRINNAINNFK; encoded by the coding sequence ATGGAGAAAGTAAGAGTACGTTTTGCTCCAAGTCCTACGGGACCATTACATTTGGGGGGCGTAAGAACCGCATTATATGATTATCTTTTTGCTAAAAACCAGGGTGGTGAATTTGTATTGAGAATTGAAGATACCGACACCGCCAGATATGTTGAAGGTGCAGAAGAATATATCGAAGAAGCTTTGGAATGGTGCGGGATTATAGCCGATGAAAGCCCTAAAAAAGGAGGAAAATTTGCTCCGTACCGACAGTCTGAAAGAAGAGATATTTATGACCGGTATACGGAACAGATCCTGAAAACGGATTATGCCTATATCGCTTTCGACACTGCGGAAGAACTGGATGCCATCCGTGCAGAATACGAAACCAGAGGTGATGTCTTCTCTTATGACAACAGAACAAGAAACCAGCTAAGAAACAGCCTGGCTCTTTCTGAAGAAGAAGTAAAGAGGCTGCTCGACGAAAAAACACCGTATGTGGTAAGATTCAAAATGCCGGTAGACAGAACGCTGAACCTTGAAGACATTATCCGTGGAAAGTTCTCTGTTAATACCAATACTTTAGATGATAAAGTTCTGGTAAAAAATGACGGAATGCCAACCTATCATTTTGCCAACATCATCGATGACCACGAAATGGAAATTTCCCATGTGATCCGTGGTGAAGAATGGCTGCCATCTTTAGGTCTGCATACTTTATTATATGAAGCAATGGGTTGGGAAGCTCCACAGTTCGCACACCTTTCTTTGATATTAAAACCTGAAGGCAAGGGTAAACTGAGCAAAAGAGACGGCGATAAATTCGGGTTTCCCGTATTTCCGTTAAATTTTACGGATCCTGTTACAGGGCATATTTCTAAAGGATACCGGGAAAGCGGATATCTTCCGGAAGCATTTATCAATATGGTGGCTCTTTTAGGGTGGTCGCCTGCAGATGATAAAGAAATTTTATCCCTGGACGAAATGGCAAAAGAATTTGATTTAAATAAAGTTCATAAAGCCGGTGCGAGATTCAGCAAAGAAAAAGCGGAATGGTTCAACCATCAGTATATTCAGCAAAAATCTGATCAGGAATTGCTTGAAATTTTAAAAAAATCAGGTTTTAGTACAACGCTTTCAGATGAAAAATTACTGAAAATAATTTCCTTAATGAAAGAAAGGTTAACTTTTGCAGAAGATCTTACCCTTGATAACGAAAAAGGAAAATTTTTCTTTGAAGCACCTGTTTCTTATGATGAAAAAGCCTCAAAAAAAGCATGGAATGATCAAACTTCTGCTATTTTAGGGGAATTGGCTTCTCATTTGGAAAGCACGGAATTTAATGCTGAAAACCTGAAGCAGGCCATGCATGATTTCGCGGAAAACAAAGGTCTGGGAATGGGTAAAGTGATGATGCCTCTGCGTCTGTCTTTAGTAGGAGAACTAAAAGGCCCGGACGTTCCGGATATCATGGAACTTCTTGGAAAAGAGGAAACTATCTCCAGAATAAACAATGCAATTAATAATTTTAAATAG
- a CDS encoding glycosyltransferase family protein encodes MKICVISFDFWGYDHYIVDALRSKNIDAHHIKIADVTHSNFSERAKNAVSKIFLNKNLKTEKRQRFVTDSLQQLGHQDQILVMNPDTFDLSTLQEIRKYTSRLITYLYDSLDRVVVDKEKLDLFDKIFSFDIADVEKYGFEKLTNYIYLPFCPCENQHPEMDLFYITSYDNKRVEFIKQLTKRLFQLQSKFQIIVIGKKGWKHQLKNAFIKIPENLHILFSIKKISHKKLPEYYKNSRALLDLTRENQYGLSFRVFEALALEKKIITDNELIKRYDFYNPQNILVLNETCSNLEKSFFETPYEKVPEEIYYSYTLEHWTDKVFGLNKKT; translated from the coding sequence ATGAAAATCTGTGTAATTAGTTTCGATTTCTGGGGATATGACCACTATATAGTTGATGCTTTACGTTCTAAAAATATAGATGCCCATCACATTAAAATTGCCGATGTAACCCATTCTAATTTTAGTGAGCGGGCGAAGAATGCCGTAAGCAAAATTTTTCTCAACAAAAATCTGAAAACGGAAAAAAGACAACGGTTTGTCACCGATTCTCTTCAGCAGCTGGGGCATCAGGACCAGATCCTTGTAATGAATCCGGATACTTTTGATCTGTCTACTCTTCAGGAAATCAGAAAATATACCAGCCGCCTTATTACCTATCTTTATGACAGCCTGGACCGCGTAGTCGTTGATAAGGAAAAATTGGATCTTTTCGATAAAATTTTTTCATTTGATATTGCCGATGTGGAAAAATATGGCTTTGAAAAACTCACCAATTATATATACCTTCCATTTTGTCCCTGTGAAAACCAGCATCCTGAGATGGATCTTTTTTACATCACTTCTTACGATAATAAAAGAGTAGAATTCATTAAACAGCTTACCAAAAGGCTGTTTCAGCTGCAATCTAAATTTCAGATTATTGTTATCGGGAAAAAGGGCTGGAAACATCAGCTGAAAAACGCATTCATTAAAATACCGGAAAATCTGCACATCCTATTCAGCATTAAAAAAATAAGTCATAAAAAACTTCCCGAATATTATAAAAATTCGCGAGCTTTGCTTGATCTTACCCGTGAAAATCAATATGGACTGAGTTTCAGGGTGTTTGAAGCATTGGCTTTAGAAAAGAAAATCATTACGGATAATGAACTGATCAAAAGGTATGATTTTTATAACCCTCAGAATATTCTGGTTTTAAACGAAACATGCAGTAATCTGGAAAAATCTTTTTTTGAGACACCTTACGAAAAAGTTCCGGAAGAAATTTATTACAGCTACACCCTGGAACATTGGACGGATAAAGTGTTCGGGCTCAACAAAAAAACTTAA
- a CDS encoding glycosyltransferase — protein MGIKRFFKNKIKDRNFIKNKRKLKINHYDLDFFENYVFNFTKCENPEVSIIIPVYNQIRYTLNCLYTIDQFDRDIQKEIIIINDKSTDHTLEYLKKINGITVIDNPENLGFLRNVNKGIHAAKGEYVYLLNNDVEVQENYLSSLLNVFSNKDNVGAVGSKMIFADNTLQEAGCLIFENTEIVNLGRCEAIDTPKYNFLRKVDYCSGCSLLFKRVDGSGNLNLLDEAFLPAYYEETDLCQRLKYEQGLDIYYQPGSEIIHFENISYTGKDNGKELLLQKNREIFMSRWNQYFTNTRFLDKGNTNNLNAFYKKPNVLILEELIPKPDKDSGSRRFLEIIKILQKNQHRIILAVKQLNEEDDVYVDFFRGIGVEVCKDFVNAQDRIVKVKDQVQEALQFVDIVWIFRPTGFDFWYKMIQEKLAGQKIIYDMVDLHYLRMERENEYIAITKDRKKEMKFFRETEYAAMKTADVVVSISDEEKRIVSGQGIQNEKIFTVSNIHEPVKTQEVAYSQREGLLFIGGFYHMPNMDAVKFLYENIMPLVWAKDASIKINILGPDFPEEIKQQYNSDRFCILGYQKSVDYWFENSRIFVAPLRYGAGVKGKIGQALEFSLPVVTTEIGAEGMGLVDGVSALVSGNNAEHFADKILELYHNEKLWNALHQNSTQPLEKFSVKQQEQNIKSMFEYLGFK, from the coding sequence ATGGGAATTAAAAGATTTTTTAAAAATAAAATCAAGGATCGTAATTTTATTAAGAATAAGAGAAAACTTAAGATTAATCATTATGATTTAGATTTTTTTGAGAACTATGTTTTTAATTTTACCAAATGCGAAAATCCTGAAGTTTCCATTATTATCCCCGTTTACAACCAGATAAGATACACCTTAAACTGCCTTTACACCATCGATCAGTTTGACCGTGATATTCAAAAGGAAATTATCATCATCAATGATAAAAGTACAGATCATACTTTAGAATATTTAAAAAAGATTAACGGAATAACCGTTATTGATAACCCGGAAAACCTTGGTTTCCTCAGAAATGTTAATAAGGGCATTCATGCGGCAAAAGGAGAATATGTCTACCTTCTGAACAACGACGTTGAAGTTCAGGAAAATTATTTGTCCAGCCTTCTGAATGTTTTCAGTAATAAAGATAACGTTGGAGCCGTAGGTTCTAAAATGATTTTCGCGGATAATACGCTGCAGGAAGCAGGCTGTCTTATTTTTGAAAATACAGAAATTGTAAACCTGGGAAGATGTGAGGCGATTGATACTCCAAAATATAATTTTTTAAGAAAGGTAGATTATTGTTCCGGATGCAGTTTATTGTTTAAAAGAGTAGACGGTAGCGGAAATCTTAATCTTCTGGATGAGGCTTTTCTGCCTGCTTATTATGAAGAAACCGATCTTTGCCAGCGTTTGAAGTATGAGCAGGGTCTGGATATTTATTATCAGCCGGGTTCCGAAATTATTCATTTTGAAAATATATCTTACACAGGCAAAGACAATGGTAAAGAACTGCTGCTTCAGAAGAACAGGGAAATCTTTATGAGCAGATGGAATCAATATTTTACCAATACAAGATTTCTTGATAAAGGAAATACCAATAATCTCAATGCTTTTTATAAAAAGCCAAACGTTCTGATTCTTGAAGAACTTATTCCGAAGCCGGATAAAGATTCCGGTTCCAGGAGATTTTTGGAAATCATAAAAATTCTTCAGAAAAATCAACACAGAATAATTTTAGCGGTAAAACAGCTTAACGAAGAAGATGATGTATATGTGGATTTTTTCAGAGGCATCGGTGTTGAAGTCTGTAAAGATTTTGTCAATGCACAGGATAGAATAGTAAAAGTTAAAGATCAGGTGCAGGAAGCGCTTCAATTTGTAGATATTGTATGGATCTTCAGACCGACGGGTTTTGACTTTTGGTATAAAATGATTCAGGAAAAACTTGCCGGACAGAAAATAATTTATGATATGGTAGACCTTCATTATCTGAGAATGGAGAGGGAAAATGAATATATCGCCATCACAAAAGACCGTAAAAAAGAAATGAAATTCTTTCGGGAAACTGAATATGCTGCCATGAAGACAGCAGATGTTGTCGTTTCCATCAGTGATGAGGAAAAGAGAATTGTTTCCGGCCAGGGTATTCAGAATGAGAAAATATTTACTGTAAGTAATATTCATGAGCCGGTGAAGACTCAGGAAGTAGCATATTCTCAAAGAGAAGGCCTTTTATTTATAGGCGGTTTTTACCATATGCCTAATATGGATGCCGTAAAATTCTTATATGAAAACATAATGCCTTTAGTTTGGGCTAAAGATGCTTCAATTAAAATTAATATACTCGGACCGGATTTTCCTGAGGAAATAAAACAACAATATAATTCAGACCGCTTCTGTATTCTGGGATATCAGAAAAGTGTTGATTACTGGTTTGAAAACTCAAGAATTTTTGTAGCACCGCTGAGGTACGGAGCTGGTGTTAAAGGTAAAATAGGCCAGGCTCTGGAATTTTCCCTGCCCGTAGTAACAACGGAGATAGGTGCAGAAGGAATGGGTCTTGTGGATGGAGTGAGCGCTTTGGTATCGGGAAATAATGCAGAACATTTTGCAGATAAAATCCTGGAACTTTACCACAATGAAAAACTCTGGAATGCGCTTCACCAAAACAGCACCCAGCCTCTCGAAAAATTTTCTGTAAAACAGCAGGAGCAAAATATTAAAAGTATGTTCGAATATTTAGGATTCAAATAA
- a CDS encoding glycosyltransferase family 2 protein, with translation MALTLAVITYNEEDNIVRLLNAVKDTVDEIVIVDSYSTDRTKEICLHDYPDIKFHERKFSGYGEQKNYALSLCSKPWVLFLDADEVPDEKMLQSIRNIVSSGNTEYCVYKAKFLNYISINLIRFGGWGNVCKERLFKRDCAKYSDDKVHEFLITAKKAGILEGKLNHYTYKSIHHHISKINIYSDMMAEKMFERGKKYQNFKIIVSPVYEFIKVYLFKFGFLDGFAGFYVAKTMSYYTFLKYIKLREKIRLIEIRKKYGE, from the coding sequence ATGGCACTTACCCTTGCAGTCATTACTTACAATGAAGAAGATAATATTGTAAGATTGCTTAATGCCGTTAAAGATACAGTTGACGAAATTGTTATCGTAGACAGCTATTCAACGGACAGAACAAAAGAAATTTGTCTTCATGATTATCCGGATATCAAATTTCATGAAAGAAAATTTAGCGGATATGGGGAACAGAAAAATTATGCCCTCAGTCTTTGTTCTAAACCATGGGTACTTTTTCTGGATGCAGATGAAGTCCCTGATGAAAAGATGCTCCAATCTATACGAAACATTGTCTCTTCCGGAAATACGGAATATTGTGTTTATAAGGCTAAATTTTTAAATTATATAAGCATTAATCTGATCAGATTCGGAGGCTGGGGAAATGTATGTAAGGAAAGGTTATTCAAAAGAGATTGTGCAAAATATTCTGACGATAAAGTACATGAATTTCTGATTACCGCTAAAAAAGCGGGAATTTTAGAAGGAAAATTAAATCATTACACTTACAAAAGTATTCATCATCACATTTCTAAAATCAATATCTACTCTGATATGATGGCAGAAAAGATGTTTGAACGTGGTAAAAAGTATCAGAACTTTAAAATTATCGTCAGTCCTGTTTACGAATTTATAAAAGTTTATCTATTTAAATTTGGTTTTTTGGACGGCTTTGCAGGTTTCTATGTAGCCAAAACAATGTCATATTATACATTTTTAAAATACATAAAACTGCGTGAGAAAATCAGGCTCATTGAAATCAGAAAAAAATATGGCGAATGA
- a CDS encoding glycosyltransferase family 2 protein, which translates to MAEQVMMNVSGLIITYNEEKNIQEVLECFDFCDEIIVVDSFSTDKTIEIAQQFSKVKIIQNAFEDFTKQRNIALDAAKNDWVLFLDGDERITAPLKKEILKELKKPVQKDAYYFYRKFYFAGKPIHYSGTQTDKNFRLFRKSKARYISGKKVHETLHVNGTTGTMKNKLLHFSVSDYESYKSKMIHYGILKGQELAAKGRKYSLAAQYSKTAFKFFKAYILRLGILDGKEGYQLSYLQSLSVFETYESLKKEQTD; encoded by the coding sequence ATGGCAGAACAGGTTATGATGAATGTAAGCGGTTTAATCATAACGTATAACGAAGAAAAAAACATTCAGGAAGTGCTGGAGTGCTTTGATTTCTGTGATGAAATTATTGTAGTAGATTCTTTCAGCACAGACAAAACGATAGAAATCGCACAGCAATTTTCTAAAGTAAAAATAATTCAAAATGCGTTTGAGGATTTTACAAAGCAAAGAAATATTGCTTTGGATGCCGCAAAAAATGATTGGGTATTGTTTCTGGACGGAGATGAGAGAATCACTGCGCCTTTAAAAAAAGAAATTTTGAAGGAATTAAAAAAACCGGTGCAGAAGGATGCCTATTATTTTTACAGAAAATTCTATTTTGCAGGCAAACCCATCCATTATTCAGGAACACAAACCGATAAGAATTTCAGGCTTTTCAGAAAGTCAAAAGCCCGATATATAAGCGGAAAAAAAGTTCATGAAACACTGCACGTTAACGGAACGACAGGAACAATGAAGAATAAACTTCTCCACTTTTCCGTTAGTGATTATGAATCCTATAAATCAAAAATGATTCATTACGGAATTCTGAAAGGACAGGAACTGGCAGCAAAGGGAAGAAAATACAGTCTCGCAGCACAGTATTCAAAAACAGCTTTTAAATTTTTTAAGGCATACATTTTGCGTTTAGGTATTCTTGACGGAAAAGAAGGCTACCAGCTTTCCTATCTACAGTCCTTAAGTGTTTTTGAAACTTATGAATCATTAAAAAAGGAGCAAACTGACTGA
- a CDS encoding polysaccharide deacetylase family protein — MMKILYLIFPVLLCVVFYFRLYLFLFPKNRLIILMYHQIAEESTEDLIVSLKNLEKQFEYLNRKKYTSKFFSELNIPSPKSIIITFDDGYKNNEIYLPSLLEKYKLKATIFIPTEFIQKGYKNNVMMTFEEIRQLNSKYFDIALHSHSHQNFRNISADFIEKDLEKNMQILDEEKIEYSKVLAYPYGKYPKKNPGKQALFSVLKHLNILYAVRIGNKINYFPTQKPYELCRIDIKGTDTLIHFKLKLIFGRLKMF; from the coding sequence ATGATGAAGATTCTGTATTTGATTTTTCCAGTACTTCTTTGTGTCGTATTTTATTTTCGGTTGTATCTTTTTCTTTTTCCTAAAAACCGCCTGATCATTCTGATGTATCACCAGATCGCGGAAGAAAGCACTGAAGATCTGATAGTAAGCCTGAAAAACCTTGAGAAACAATTTGAATATCTAAACAGGAAAAAATACACCTCAAAATTTTTCAGTGAGCTGAACATCCCTTCGCCAAAAAGCATCATTATTACTTTTGATGACGGTTACAAAAACAATGAAATATACCTTCCTTCTTTGTTAGAAAAATATAAGCTGAAAGCAACCATATTTATTCCTACAGAATTTATTCAGAAAGGGTATAAAAATAATGTGATGATGACTTTTGAAGAGATCCGCCAACTGAACAGCAAGTATTTTGATATAGCTCTTCACAGCCATTCTCATCAAAACTTCAGAAATATTTCTGCCGATTTCATAGAAAAAGATCTTGAAAAAAACATGCAGATTCTCGACGAAGAAAAAATAGAATATTCAAAAGTTCTGGCGTACCCATACGGAAAATATCCTAAGAAAAATCCCGGAAAACAGGCTCTATTTTCAGTTTTGAAACATCTGAACATTCTTTATGCCGTAAGAATCGGTAACAAAATCAATTACTTCCCCACCCAGAAACCTTATGAATTGTGCAGAATAGACATAAAGGGAACAGACACACTGATACATTTCAAATTAAAACTTATCTTTGGAAGATTAAAAATGTTTTAG
- a CDS encoding phosphomannose isomerase type II C-terminal cupin domain, which translates to MLEIGERPWGKYYVLADEPNYKLKRIEVNPGQKLSYQYHHKRQEQWTIIEGDATVVLDDKEISLKYGESIFIPLGAKHRMMNLSDKPVVFIEVQTGTYFGEDDIVRIEDEYDRN; encoded by the coding sequence ATGTTAGAAATAGGGGAGAGACCTTGGGGAAAATATTATGTATTGGCAGATGAACCGAATTACAAACTGAAAAGAATTGAAGTGAATCCGGGGCAGAAGCTTTCTTACCAGTACCATCATAAAAGACAGGAGCAGTGGACCATTATCGAAGGTGATGCTACGGTGGTTCTGGATGATAAAGAGATCAGTTTAAAATATGGAGAAAGTATTTTCATCCCTCTTGGTGCAAAACACAGAATGATGAATCTGTCCGATAAGCCTGTTGTATTTATTGAAGTGCAGACCGGGACTTATTTCGGGGAAGATGATATTGTGAGGATTGAGGATGAATATGACAGAAATTAA
- a CDS encoding glycosyltransferase family 2 protein has product MNLSVSIIVPCYNASHYMHEVLLSIQNQTYKNIQCILINDGSTDNTLEIIKNFPDERFEIYDQQNKGLSDTRNFGLEKAKGDFIFFCDSDDLLPPKAIETLVSVYTGKEDIIVGKTATYSWDRKENISSLPHPSEKQLIANEHSEVLIKNMTEGLSPIAQNKLYRKSFIRENHLKFLSGIYHEDELWFFETMFRAKNITFIPEITYLYTVDNAQSITKKKSDKNLLGYLSVIKTIYNNYYIKYPNNNISAYYIAYLKKIIIGNFKNDSNYSDAAVREMEKTFKEVNPEFNDTINLKNIEKFYFKYLNTISLKDPDTIKKEYFNSPVNSLRKHFRIIMFRLFNSNLK; this is encoded by the coding sequence ATGAACCTTTCAGTAAGCATTATTGTTCCTTGTTACAATGCTTCGCATTACATGCATGAAGTACTTTTAAGCATTCAGAATCAGACTTATAAAAACATTCAGTGCATTCTGATCAATGACGGAAGCACGGACAATACGCTGGAAATTATTAAAAATTTTCCTGATGAAAGATTTGAAATATATGATCAGCAGAATAAAGGGCTTTCTGATACAAGGAATTTCGGGCTGGAAAAAGCTAAAGGGGATTTTATTTTTTTCTGTGACAGTGACGATCTCCTTCCTCCAAAAGCTATCGAAACCCTCGTTTCGGTTTATACCGGTAAAGAAGATATTATCGTTGGAAAAACAGCAACCTATTCATGGGACAGAAAAGAAAACATCTCATCGTTGCCCCATCCATCCGAAAAGCAATTGATTGCTAATGAGCACTCTGAAGTTCTTATCAAAAATATGACCGAAGGTTTAAGCCCTATCGCACAGAACAAGCTATACAGAAAATCATTTATCCGGGAAAATCATCTGAAGTTTTTGAGCGGGATCTATCATGAAGATGAATTGTGGTTTTTCGAAACCATGTTCAGGGCAAAAAACATAACATTCATTCCTGAAATCACTTATCTGTATACCGTTGACAATGCGCAGTCGATCACCAAAAAGAAAAGCGATAAAAACCTCCTGGGCTATCTGAGTGTTATTAAGACCATTTATAATAATTACTATATTAAATATCCGAATAATAATATCAGTGCCTATTATATTGCTTATCTGAAAAAAATAATTATCGGAAACTTTAAAAATGATTCCAACTATTCCGATGCTGCAGTGCGGGAAATGGAAAAGACATTTAAGGAAGTAAATCCCGAGTTCAATGATACAATTAACCTGAAAAACATTGAGAAATTTTATTTTAAATATCTGAATACAATCAGTTTAAAAGATCCTGACACGATAAAAAAAGAATATTTCAACAGTCCGGTCAACAGCCTTAGAAAACATTTCAGAATCATCATGTTCCGTCTTTTCAATTCAAATTTAAAATGA